In Aureibaculum algae, the following are encoded in one genomic region:
- a CDS encoding glucosidase family protein, with protein MKVTTVLTNKVKHNSKSLLNNTLILGLFLLAINQISAQKEITPADPEFYAMDREHIAFEDEHVILINYRGSVSPRQYSVTQFTNVQFLPISSSRYEFNLNFFDKNTQRLIEDDVPTKWKSWIDDSGSYDPLGSNFRPNSPSIMVTQDEKWQPNQYHRTATFHKEYNKKWASFAAESWTNVSYEDDEVFIKLKLTNRNSKNMEMTIIPNQVADQLTRHFKEGNTKSKTIDAFTIGSEMAHARVSSSIQKTSDQGFEISIAPGKTETYYFAVKFYEPDNGTPEISQSNIKERMERADKKTRDMLAWAYNKLPKFKSMNKDLEKYYYRCILSVLMSRYENPNYISDIFWAVGTWPYTISWDTSYSSDLIAMLEPESLKAAILTDFEQVQLKRTYVGWNGAHWDILYIQEPFALQIMIEAYIRHTGDYSIFDEKAAGVTVWEWMQRWVDELQNNYTNEIGLIDVGYNTEKIIEIRTDGYNHAVPITNTLTIDLLYTMSDWAKKRNEKKIQKTYFNDAEKLKSLVNKYMWNEELGWFDNYYPDGTRGTIWTFHLFDLLGADFLPYHQLYRLVSHLQEGEFLGKYGVYSIARRDKVHWDLIDSDWGGGGQYAGMPGRISRNLYQKGFAGKGWDVLKRNIRYVDHFPYLPQNPRIDIPEQDRSSMPLEISAGAGMEAIVFGTFGVKIEQDKLTIKPFNHEDIGEATLTNITWKGRTFGIQLTRKTFSVYEGEKLITTEFYGEEVVIK; from the coding sequence ATGAAAGTTACAACAGTTCTTACAAACAAAGTAAAACATAATTCAAAATCGTTACTCAACAACACATTGATTCTTGGTTTGTTTTTGTTAGCAATAAATCAAATATCTGCACAAAAAGAAATCACTCCCGCCGACCCTGAGTTTTATGCTATGGATAGGGAGCATATTGCTTTCGAAGACGAACATGTCATCTTAATAAATTATAGAGGTTCTGTCTCTCCAAGACAATATAGTGTAACCCAATTTACCAATGTACAGTTTTTACCCATTAGTAGCAGTCGTTATGAATTCAATTTAAACTTTTTTGATAAAAATACACAACGTTTAATCGAAGATGATGTGCCTACTAAGTGGAAATCTTGGATAGACGATAGTGGTAGTTACGACCCACTGGGTTCAAACTTTCGGCCTAATTCACCATCTATAATGGTAACACAAGATGAAAAGTGGCAACCAAACCAATACCATAGAACGGCTACCTTTCATAAAGAATATAATAAAAAATGGGCAAGTTTTGCTGCTGAAAGTTGGACTAACGTTTCCTATGAAGATGATGAAGTTTTTATAAAACTAAAACTTACCAACAGAAACTCCAAAAACATGGAGATGACAATTATTCCAAATCAGGTAGCTGACCAATTGACTCGGCATTTTAAAGAAGGGAATACAAAGTCAAAAACTATTGATGCCTTTACTATTGGAAGTGAAATGGCTCATGCCCGTGTTTCTTCTTCCATACAAAAAACAAGTGATCAAGGTTTTGAAATAAGCATTGCTCCTGGAAAAACAGAAACGTACTATTTTGCTGTTAAATTTTACGAACCAGATAATGGAACTCCTGAAATTTCTCAGTCAAATATTAAAGAACGTATGGAACGTGCTGATAAAAAAACACGTGATATGTTAGCTTGGGCATACAATAAGCTTCCAAAATTCAAGAGTATGAACAAAGACCTTGAAAAGTATTATTACCGTTGTATTTTATCTGTATTAATGAGTCGTTATGAAAACCCTAACTATATATCAGATATATTTTGGGCCGTAGGTACATGGCCTTACACTATTAGTTGGGATACATCATATTCCTCTGATTTAATTGCTATGCTTGAACCAGAGAGTTTGAAAGCTGCTATTTTAACCGATTTTGAGCAAGTACAATTAAAAAGAACTTATGTAGGTTGGAACGGAGCACATTGGGATATTCTATACATTCAAGAACCTTTTGCACTTCAAATAATGATTGAAGCTTACATTAGACATACTGGTGACTATTCTATTTTTGATGAAAAAGCTGCTGGTGTTACTGTTTGGGAATGGATGCAACGTTGGGTAGACGAGCTGCAAAATAACTATACCAACGAAATAGGCCTAATTGACGTAGGCTACAATACCGAAAAAATTATTGAAATCCGAACCGATGGCTACAATCATGCGGTGCCAATTACGAATACTTTAACAATCGACTTATTATACACTATGTCAGATTGGGCAAAAAAACGCAATGAAAAAAAGATTCAGAAAACTTATTTTAATGATGCTGAAAAACTAAAATCATTGGTTAATAAATATATGTGGAATGAGGAACTAGGTTGGTTCGATAATTATTATCCTGACGGAACACGAGGCACTATTTGGACGTTTCATTTGTTCGATCTACTGGGGGCTGATTTTCTTCCTTACCACCAATTATATCGTTTGGTAAGCCACTTACAAGAAGGTGAGTTTTTGGGAAAATATGGCGTTTATTCTATTGCTCGTAGAGATAAAGTGCATTGGGATTTAATTGACTCTGACTGGGGAGGTGGCGGACAATATGCCGGTATGCCTGGGCGTATTTCACGTAACTTGTACCAAAAAGGTTTTGCTGGTAAAGGTTGGGATGTACTAAAACGTAATATTAGATATGTAGACCATTTCCCATATCTGCCACAAAATCCAAGAATAGACATTCCTGAACAAGACCGTTCGTCAATGCCTTTAGAAATTTCGGCTGGTGCTGGAATGGAAGCTATTGTTTTTGGAACTTTTGGAGTTAAAATAGAACAAGACAAATTAACTATTAAACCATTTAATCACGAAGACATTGGTGAGGCGACACTAACTAATATCACATGGAAGGGCAGAACATTCGGGATTCAATTGACCCGTAAAACATTCTCCGTGTATGAAGGAGAAAAGTTGATCACTACCGAATTTTATGGGGAAGAAGTGGTAATCAAATAA
- a CDS encoding glycosyltransferase family 2 protein produces MILTVIIILFCYGALIIALSIGFDNVSPFVKEVTNPISKFSIIIPFRNEEANLTELLNSLVLLNYPKEHFEIEMVNDASDDNSVPLIEHFIAAHSSLPLSILENNRASVSPKKDAIDAAIKQAKFDWILTTDADCVVPKNWLMTYDAFIQTHESKLIAAPVTYTIENTFLEHFQLFDFLSLQASTIGGFGLKKPFLCNGANLCYQKSAFIEVNGFSGNEEIASGDDVFLLEKMKEKFPNNVYFLKSNEVVVLTQPQPSIKSLISQRVRWAAKTTSVKSGFTKLVGLIVLVMNFLWISSIILFLAGYMNWQNLCTIITFKLVVDFVLLIKAFHFFKQSFDFLKFILNSFCYPFFSMFVIILSFKKGYQWKNRAFKK; encoded by the coding sequence ATGATACTCACAGTCATTATCATATTATTTTGTTATGGAGCCTTAATAATTGCTCTAAGCATTGGGTTTGACAACGTATCTCCTTTTGTCAAAGAAGTTACTAATCCCATTTCTAAATTCTCTATTATTATTCCTTTCCGGAACGAAGAAGCGAATCTAACTGAATTACTGAACAGTTTGGTTTTACTTAATTACCCTAAAGAACATTTTGAAATTGAAATGGTAAATGATGCTTCTGACGATAACTCTGTCCCTCTTATAGAGCATTTTATCGCCGCACACTCCAGCTTACCCTTAAGCATTTTAGAAAATAATAGAGCATCTGTTTCTCCTAAAAAAGACGCCATAGACGCTGCTATAAAACAAGCAAAATTTGATTGGATACTTACTACAGACGCTGATTGTGTAGTCCCCAAAAATTGGTTAATGACCTACGATGCTTTTATACAAACTCATGAATCTAAATTAATTGCAGCTCCAGTTACCTATACGATTGAAAATACCTTTTTAGAACACTTTCAACTGTTTGATTTCTTAAGTTTACAAGCTTCTACAATTGGAGGGTTCGGATTAAAAAAACCGTTTTTATGCAATGGAGCAAACCTCTGTTACCAGAAATCAGCTTTTATTGAGGTAAATGGATTTAGTGGAAACGAAGAAATTGCTAGTGGTGATGATGTGTTTTTACTAGAGAAAATGAAAGAGAAATTTCCAAATAACGTGTATTTTCTAAAATCTAATGAAGTTGTTGTTTTAACGCAACCTCAACCCTCAATAAAATCGTTAATTTCACAACGGGTTCGTTGGGCAGCCAAAACAACCTCAGTTAAAAGTGGGTTTACAAAATTAGTAGGCCTTATTGTTTTAGTAATGAATTTTCTATGGATTTCATCCATCATATTGTTTTTAGCAGGCTATATGAATTGGCAGAATTTATGCACTATCATTACCTTTAAACTGGTTGTAGATTTTGTGCTACTCATAAAAGCATTTCATTTCTTTAAGCAATCATTTGATTTTCTAAAATTTATCCTAAACAGTTTCTGCTATCCCTTTTTTAGTATGTTTGTCATCATTCTTTCCTTCAAAAAAGGGTATCAATGGAAAAACAGGGCGTTTAAAAAATAA
- a CDS encoding glycoside hydrolase family 38 C-terminal domain-containing protein has product MYFEDLSRQQNKESFQIFDQDVPNAWADEDLTDAEYAAKAKRLNASLPTTEKWATFASASAPKAFPWIDIYQSYHSLLMWGEHTNGAHSEGPVFSPPSLDDQTAANITYYELEQEMHRDLVRESKLFQDKVIKATETLFTKQITTKSKNTLVINNPLVRKRSDYVYFEIPKNKGVRKIIDNTTGKEVEFQIDENNLAFFYAQEVPSLGYKTFTLHLDNSKASANFKTETSPKIENDFYIITFDAKSGGIKSLYDKKLKRELIDQNANFKLNEYYYERFESTNYQEGSKKYQGKSATFKVQRGAFADIIISKVEAEGSKDIVQKVTIYKNSNQIDFEVSFDKDSSGRTLDDYRNYSPKGKEGLFYCLPFNVPNFTIKHELAGGIMEPIEDQMEGSSTDYYSIQNFSDISNNDWGITLAVKDVDLVEYGKPRPAYWSKGDDYENIMKKAKHSHFYLYLLNNMFFTNVRQSQPGPKNFKWSVRSHTGNWREGKAYNFGRDFANPLTSFISVGKKEGVLPSKSNSFIELDSESILCSTIKPAESNGEGYIMRFVEVSGKEQIVTVKAHFIKQIEKANLTNLVEVDRNYPLQLLGDNSFKFIIPAFGLRTIRVVPVKSQLPEIVKFIGSSLSDSKINLTWNLSSSKNNDISYYKVFRSKTPNFTTSLRTFVDNTDKPNFIDEPVLNIRGWQNNKLEPETSYYYKVEAIGKNNRAGKVSSEIRVQTKKTEEVNEKPKKVLGLVSTLISKITNNNYIGLYFYTNIEKDINKYNVYRSTEKDFVPNKTNILAEMDVTKTFEHVTPHGFAKATRQLKEYNRLLFVDEDIQPFTTYYYKVVAVDDAGQIGDFSREVHTTTGIANLILVGASGFRESREVSFENPNNNDWEIRYTKDGSLPTTNSTLYTGPFEINQDVMITGSLFEIGTDIGRGTVHRGFQKVKNFEVSYVTKYDEKWKSSGDFALIDNYRGNLTLGNNWQGFEVNDMDVTIDLKKATDVQSVAVSCLQNFGTWVFFPNYIEVFTSEDGENFKSAGRIETIKEWQRLVSKQADLTVSFPITNCRYVRVFAQNIGYIPEWHNFSGAKAWLFVDEIIIK; this is encoded by the coding sequence ATGTATTTTGAGGATTTAAGTCGTCAACAAAACAAAGAATCCTTTCAAATTTTTGATCAAGATGTTCCGAATGCTTGGGCAGATGAAGATTTAACTGATGCCGAATATGCAGCAAAAGCAAAAAGATTAAACGCAAGTTTACCAACTACTGAAAAGTGGGCAACATTTGCTTCTGCTTCTGCTCCAAAAGCCTTTCCTTGGATAGATATTTACCAATCCTACCACAGCTTATTAATGTGGGGCGAACATACTAACGGAGCACATTCTGAAGGCCCTGTTTTTTCACCACCATCATTAGACGACCAAACAGCAGCCAATATAACCTATTATGAACTAGAGCAGGAAATGCATCGTGATTTGGTTAGAGAAAGTAAGTTATTTCAAGACAAAGTAATAAAAGCCACTGAAACCCTATTTACTAAGCAAATAACTACAAAAAGTAAAAACACCTTAGTGATTAATAATCCGCTTGTGCGTAAACGTTCCGATTATGTATATTTTGAGATACCTAAAAATAAAGGCGTTCGAAAAATTATTGATAACACAACAGGTAAAGAGGTTGAATTTCAAATTGATGAAAATAATTTAGCATTCTTTTATGCTCAAGAAGTTCCGTCTCTAGGTTATAAAACCTTTACACTTCATTTAGATAACTCAAAAGCATCAGCAAATTTTAAAACGGAAACTTCCCCTAAAATTGAAAATGATTTTTATATCATAACATTTGATGCTAAATCGGGGGGTATTAAAAGTCTATATGATAAGAAGTTAAAACGTGAACTTATAGACCAAAATGCCAACTTTAAATTAAATGAATATTACTATGAGCGTTTTGAGAGTACCAATTATCAAGAAGGCTCCAAAAAGTATCAAGGTAAAAGTGCAACATTCAAAGTACAACGTGGTGCATTTGCCGACATTATTATTTCCAAAGTTGAAGCTGAAGGTTCTAAAGATATTGTACAAAAAGTAACCATTTATAAAAACAGTAATCAAATAGATTTTGAAGTTAGTTTTGATAAGGATTCCTCTGGCAGAACTTTGGATGATTATAGAAACTATTCGCCAAAAGGTAAAGAAGGTTTGTTTTACTGCTTACCATTCAATGTTCCAAACTTCACAATCAAACACGAGCTTGCAGGTGGAATAATGGAACCTATTGAAGACCAAATGGAAGGGTCATCAACCGATTATTATTCCATTCAAAATTTTTCTGACATTTCTAATAACGATTGGGGCATAACACTAGCGGTAAAGGATGTCGATTTAGTGGAGTATGGAAAACCTCGACCTGCCTATTGGAGTAAAGGTGATGATTATGAAAACATCATGAAAAAAGCTAAACATAGTCACTTCTACCTTTATTTACTTAATAATATGTTTTTTACCAATGTGAGACAATCACAACCTGGTCCGAAAAATTTCAAATGGTCTGTAAGAAGTCATACTGGAAATTGGAGAGAAGGTAAAGCGTATAATTTTGGACGTGATTTTGCTAATCCGCTAACTTCATTTATATCCGTTGGAAAAAAAGAAGGTGTATTGCCTTCAAAATCCAATTCTTTTATTGAATTAGATTCTGAAAGTATATTATGTTCAACAATTAAACCGGCTGAATCTAATGGAGAGGGGTACATTATGCGTTTTGTAGAGGTCAGTGGCAAAGAACAAATTGTGACTGTTAAGGCTCATTTTATAAAACAAATTGAAAAAGCTAATTTAACAAATTTAGTAGAGGTTGATCGTAACTACCCACTTCAATTACTTGGGGATAATAGTTTCAAATTTATAATCCCAGCATTTGGATTACGTACCATTCGTGTCGTCCCTGTTAAAAGTCAACTACCCGAAATCGTTAAGTTCATAGGAAGCTCACTATCAGATAGCAAAATAAATCTTACTTGGAATCTATCTTCATCAAAAAATAACGACATCTCTTATTATAAAGTCTTCAGAAGTAAAACCCCGAATTTCACAACTTCATTAAGAACGTTTGTGGACAATACCGATAAGCCTAATTTTATTGACGAACCTGTTCTGAATATTAGAGGTTGGCAAAACAATAAATTAGAACCTGAGACTTCTTATTATTACAAAGTTGAGGCAATAGGTAAAAACAATAGAGCTGGTAAAGTATCTTCTGAAATACGGGTACAAACGAAAAAAACAGAAGAAGTTAACGAAAAACCTAAAAAAGTGCTCGGTTTGGTTTCTACTTTGATAAGTAAAATAACAAACAATAATTATATAGGACTATACTTTTATACAAACATTGAAAAAGACATTAATAAGTATAACGTTTACAGAAGCACAGAAAAAGATTTTGTTCCTAATAAGACAAATATACTTGCGGAAATGGATGTAACGAAAACCTTCGAACATGTTACGCCTCATGGTTTTGCAAAAGCAACCCGCCAACTAAAAGAATACAACCGCCTTTTATTTGTTGATGAAGATATTCAGCCATTTACAACCTATTACTATAAAGTAGTCGCAGTAGATGATGCAGGACAAATTGGTGATTTCTCAAGAGAAGTGCACACTACTACAGGAATTGCCAATTTAATACTTGTAGGAGCATCCGGATTTAGAGAAAGTAGAGAGGTTTCATTTGAGAACCCAAATAATAATGATTGGGAAATAAGGTATACTAAAGATGGTAGCCTACCAACAACTAATTCCACGCTTTATACAGGGCCATTTGAAATAAATCAAGATGTAATGATTACAGGTTCATTATTCGAAATAGGAACTGATATAGGAAGAGGAACCGTTCATCGTGGTTTTCAAAAAGTAAAAAATTTCGAAGTGAGCTATGTTACAAAATATGACGAAAAATGGAAAAGTTCTGGAGATTTTGCACTAATTGACAACTACAGAGGAAATCTTACATTGGGTAATAATTGGCAAGGCTTTGAAGTAAATGATATGGACGTTACTATAGATTTAAAAAAAGCAACAGATGTGCAATCTGTAGCAGTATCTTGTTTGCAAAATTTTGGGACATGGGTATTTTTCCCTAATTATATAGAAGTATTTACCTCTGAAGACGGTGAAAATTTCAAATCGGCAGGACGCATAGAAACTATAAAAGAATGGCAGCGTTTAGTATCTAAACAAGCCGATTTAACGGTTTCATTCCCAATAACAAATTGCAGGTATGTTAGAGTTTTTGCTCAGAATATTGGATATATCCCGGAGTGGCATAACTTTTCTGGAGCCAAAGCATGGTTATTTGTAGATGAAATAATAATAAAATAA
- a CDS encoding Bax inhibitor-1/YccA family protein translates to MVNLNYSTSNPVFSGYIWKYKRSSASKMTLNGVILKSLFSIFLVGLTTWYVWDLVNKGIDVQYYTYGGMIAAVIFSILTSYKKKWSPITTPLYALSKGLFLGGISAYAEAKFEGMPMRAVSVTLLTFLIMLLLYKAEIVVVTKRFRSVIITAIITIMTIYIINWILNLFGINLPYIYGTSWFAIGFNIIATIVASFSLLLDFDFIDRKLGKAPKFYEWVATWGLLVTLIWLYVEVLRLMKKLAIRF, encoded by the coding sequence ATGGTAAATTTAAATTACAGTACATCAAATCCTGTTTTTAGCGGGTATATTTGGAAATACAAACGTAGTTCCGCTTCCAAAATGACCCTGAATGGCGTTATTTTAAAATCACTTTTTTCTATTTTTTTAGTGGGATTAACTACCTGGTATGTATGGGATTTGGTCAACAAAGGAATTGATGTTCAGTACTACACGTATGGAGGAATGATAGCTGCAGTTATATTCAGTATTCTTACTTCCTATAAAAAGAAATGGTCTCCAATTACCACTCCCCTTTATGCTCTATCCAAAGGTCTTTTTCTTGGTGGCATTTCGGCCTATGCCGAAGCCAAATTTGAGGGAATGCCTATGCGAGCCGTTAGCGTTACGTTACTTACATTTCTTATTATGCTACTGCTATATAAAGCTGAAATAGTTGTGGTTACCAAAAGGTTTAGAAGTGTTATAATTACTGCCATTATAACCATTATGACCATCTACATCATCAATTGGATTTTGAATCTATTTGGTATTAATTTGCCTTATATTTATGGAACTTCTTGGTTCGCTATTGGGTTTAATATCATTGCAACAATAGTTGCATCATTCTCATTATTACTAGACTTTGATTTTATAGATCGCAAACTCGGTAAAGCACCCAAATTTTACGAATGGGTTGCCACTTGGGGCTTGCTCGTTACACTTATTTGGTTGTATGTAGAGGTGTTACGTTTAATGAAGAAGTTGGCAATCAGGTTTTAA
- a CDS encoding lysylphosphatidylglycerol synthase domain-containing protein → MQKKTKQFFFFLIKLTIVIGAFYFIYQKTLHNDQLSIETFINQLEKSVFTSSKSILILLSFTICNWFFEIVKWKTLVSSIKNISLFDSFRQSLGSLTASLFTPNRIGEYGAKAIYFKKGNRRKIMLLNLLGNSSQMAITVLLGILGLTYIVINFDIEIDLSRFRKAGYIIALLLVVLIGGSIKGLKKIRGFYIDKIIQFIKEMPKTLHVKTLTFSFLRYVFFSHQFYFLLTIFGVDHNYPTAMALITSMYLLASIIPSMALLDWLVKGSVAIWLFSLVGVNELIIVTITLLMWILNFGFPAMIGSYFVLNFNTNQQR, encoded by the coding sequence TTGCAAAAAAAAACTAAACAATTCTTTTTTTTTCTAATTAAGCTCACCATAGTTATTGGTGCTTTTTATTTTATTTATCAAAAAACCTTACATAACGACCAACTTAGTATTGAAACTTTTATCAATCAGTTAGAAAAAAGTGTTTTTACCAGTTCTAAATCCATTTTAATACTATTGTCATTTACTATCTGCAACTGGTTTTTTGAAATCGTTAAGTGGAAAACATTGGTTTCAAGTATAAAAAATATTTCTTTATTTGACTCTTTTAGACAGAGTTTAGGTTCGCTTACAGCATCACTATTCACCCCAAATAGAATAGGTGAATATGGAGCCAAAGCTATTTATTTTAAAAAAGGAAATAGAAGAAAAATAATGTTATTAAATCTACTTGGAAATAGTAGCCAAATGGCAATTACTGTGCTATTAGGCATACTAGGATTAACGTACATTGTGATAAATTTCGATATAGAAATTGACCTGTCTCGTTTTAGAAAAGCGGGATATATAATAGCGTTATTATTGGTTGTTTTAATTGGCGGTAGTATTAAAGGGTTAAAAAAAATAAGAGGTTTTTATATTGATAAAATAATTCAATTTATAAAAGAAATGCCGAAAACCTTGCATGTAAAAACGTTGACCTTCTCTTTTTTAAGATATGTATTCTTTTCGCATCAGTTTTATTTTTTATTAACGATATTTGGAGTTGACCATAATTACCCAACAGCAATGGCGTTAATAACGAGCATGTATTTGTTGGCCTCTATTATTCCCAGTATGGCATTGTTAGATTGGTTAGTAAAAGGATCTGTAGCTATATGGTTATTTAGTTTAGTTGGTGTAAATGAATTGATTATTGTAACCATAACTTTGCTAATGTGGATTCTAAACTTCGGATTTCCTGCCATGATTGGCAGTTATTTTGTACTAAACTTTAATACCAATCAACAAAGATGA
- a CDS encoding mannonate dehydratase, translated as MKLGFGLYKHMLNTQHYNFAKQCGATHLVIHMVDYFGHNKDNADQPIGGKDGWGKAGSPSDIWSFEDLMSIKKEINDHGLQLEAIENFDPAQWHDILLDGPKKELQMENLKQLIRNVGKAGIPIFGYNFSLAGVAARNQGPYARGKAVSVGMDGGDDTPIPNGMVWNMVYDENAPEGTLPKINHDELWNRLQYFLNEILPVAEEAGVKMAAHPDDPPMPYVRNTPRLVYQPDMYQKLIDMKPSPSNNLEFCLGSIAEMTEGDVYEATNTYSKQGKIGYIHFRNIIGKVPNYKEVFVDDGDIDMFKILKILKKNNFDGVLIPDHTPQMTCDAPWYAGMAYAMGYMKAAISLVNNKK; from the coding sequence ATGAAATTAGGATTCGGTTTATATAAACACATGCTAAATACCCAGCACTATAATTTTGCCAAACAATGTGGAGCCACACATCTCGTAATTCATATGGTAGACTATTTTGGCCACAACAAGGATAATGCAGACCAGCCTATTGGAGGTAAGGATGGTTGGGGAAAGGCAGGTAGTCCTAGTGATATTTGGTCATTCGAAGATCTTATGTCCATTAAAAAAGAAATCAATGATCACGGGTTACAATTAGAGGCTATTGAGAATTTTGACCCTGCCCAATGGCATGATATCTTATTGGATGGCCCAAAAAAAGAGCTTCAAATGGAAAACTTGAAGCAACTTATCCGCAATGTGGGTAAAGCAGGAATACCCATTTTTGGTTATAATTTTTCATTGGCAGGGGTTGCGGCAAGAAACCAAGGGCCTTACGCTCGGGGAAAGGCCGTTTCTGTAGGTATGGATGGTGGAGATGATACACCCATTCCCAATGGTATGGTTTGGAATATGGTTTATGACGAAAACGCCCCAGAAGGTACTTTGCCAAAAATCAACCATGATGAACTGTGGAATCGCCTACAGTATTTTCTGAATGAGATCCTACCGGTTGCCGAGGAAGCAGGTGTGAAAATGGCAGCCCACCCAGATGATCCACCAATGCCGTATGTTCGCAACACACCAAGATTGGTTTATCAACCCGATATGTACCAGAAATTGATAGATATGAAACCTAGTCCATCAAATAATTTGGAGTTCTGTTTAGGTTCCATTGCCGAAATGACCGAGGGCGATGTTTATGAGGCAACGAATACGTACAGTAAACAGGGTAAGATTGGTTATATCCATTTTAGAAATATCATAGGCAAAGTGCCCAATTACAAGGAGGTATTTGTGGATGATGGTGATATTGACATGTTCAAAATCTTAAAAATCCTTAAGAAAAACAATTTTGATGGCGTGCTGATCCCGGATCACACACCGCAAATGACCTGTGACGCCCCATGGTATGCCGGAATGGCTTATGCCATGGGATATATGAAAGCCGCCATTTCTCTAGTTAATAATAAAAAATAA
- a CDS encoding glycoside hydrolase family 38 N-terminal domain-containing protein translates to MHTNLVKIALLCIFSLNPKFAQKIEINEEIVTVYSTSLVKRNNGNPVQVGIIEITDETIKSINVELQFPDRIEKYQFKELDKNQHIISFEFPVLKKPVKVKVKIAQNGSIIMENTIQFLPPKTWKIYDVQVSHHDLGYADYYQLMRRDVREMGIENAMEYSRKTDGWPKNSQFHWTIETSEPMIQYLSEQSEEVLTELLERVNKGQIAIGGVHNSVSTEHLGYEAMARLFYTPNRYVSDWFTTKPSKTALITDVVGFTRSLAMYSKEADIPYFMFGRNSTVKSFDKAEDAAAFYWQSPDKDSKMTHSKVWHYYSPDRLIKYDTREIAGLTRRYEAHKNYPYSCILAEDSYDFGMPDFKNVEAIKSGTQSMLIPQWYLVLLTCILRI, encoded by the coding sequence ATGCATACTAATTTAGTCAAAATCGCTCTTTTATGTATTTTTTCGCTTAATCCAAAATTTGCACAAAAAATTGAAATTAATGAGGAAATAGTTACTGTTTATTCAACCTCCCTTGTAAAGCGAAACAACGGAAATCCGGTCCAGGTAGGTATTATTGAGATAACCGATGAGACTATTAAATCCATAAACGTGGAACTACAATTTCCAGATAGAATTGAAAAATATCAATTTAAAGAACTAGATAAAAATCAGCATATTATTTCTTTTGAGTTTCCTGTTCTAAAAAAGCCTGTTAAGGTTAAGGTAAAAATAGCACAAAACGGATCTATAATCATGGAAAACACAATACAATTTCTGCCACCAAAAACATGGAAAATTTACGATGTACAAGTTTCACACCATGATTTAGGCTACGCTGATTATTACCAACTTATGCGGCGTGATGTTCGAGAAATGGGTATTGAAAATGCCATGGAATATTCCAGAAAAACAGATGGGTGGCCTAAGAATAGTCAGTTTCATTGGACGATTGAAACAAGCGAGCCAATGATTCAATATCTATCCGAACAATCAGAAGAGGTTTTAACAGAGTTGCTAGAACGAGTTAATAAAGGTCAAATTGCAATAGGCGGTGTACACAATTCTGTTTCTACAGAACATCTTGGATATGAAGCTATGGCACGATTGTTTTACACTCCAAACCGTTATGTTAGCGATTGGTTTACTACCAAACCATCCAAAACAGCTCTAATTACCGATGTTGTAGGGTTTACAAGGTCGCTTGCTATGTACAGCAAAGAGGCTGATATTCCATACTTTATGTTTGGACGTAATTCTACGGTAAAGTCTTTTGATAAAGCTGAAGATGCTGCAGCATTTTACTGGCAATCTCCCGATAAAGATTCTAAAATGACACATAGTAAAGTTTGGCATTATTACTCACCTGACCGATTGATAAAATATGATACACGAGAAATTGCAGGACTTACTAGACGTTACGAAGCACACAAAAACTATCCATACTCTTGCATCCTTGCAGAAGATAGTTATGATTTTGGGATGCCAGATTTTAAAAATGTAGAAGCTATAAAAAGTGGAACGCAGAGTATGCTAATCCCACAGTGGTATCTAGTACTTTTGACATGTATTTTGAGGATTTAA